Proteins from one Ktedonobacteraceae bacterium genomic window:
- a CDS encoding cellulase family glycosylhydrolase has translation MSRSFKVIAASIILLAIVAVGVLWYAPKGSSNAASNGIRPAVTQANGPYSVSGNQILDAQGHPYLFHGIGRDSLEYDCNTDGYFDSTHLSYMGYGHSGNGITYWDANTIRLPLTEGYWLRDFPSKHCVHTQYQNLVKSVVSTLTGMNMNVIIDLQWTDAGGAAPGSGAAFEMPDADSVTFWTQVATMFAGNPNVLFELYNEPHPAPGNWACLISGCAISGDKSYVVDCNCYITANYTAVGMQALVNAVRGTKANNLVLVAGMDWGFDLSGFGQNPITGGNVIYDTHPYPYSEKMPQYWDNAFGNISKTYPVISAENGEYDCGTSYMSRLLTYFDAHNISWIGWAWVNINSACGYPQLIIDYNGTPAPNMGVLIWQYLTSYANGTLLPGPISSTWYFAEGKVGQGFIEWLTIQNPDPVNSCSVKIQYLLTTGTVTYNRTVNPKSRYTASVNSDLGTPPSSSSYKTDSIIVTVNNPTTCFGVVAERPIYFTNFFGESSGSVVMGTVTPAKVFYFADMPTVKGSDSFITILNPPGGSTATVTATYYAGGKQVGSAQTTTVTGGRRQTINPPPMSQRVIAIVTSSQPVVVERPTYFSSFPAGSVGNVSGAASVVGALSSANEWFFAEGHSGSGYQEYFVIGNPDPSNTAQVNIKLEGAGGSQSFPVTVGPRSQAIWDVNAHSSADVSADITSPTAGIVVEREIFFHYTGQNMNNATGATDITGAVGPAASRSESFAEGYVNTDFNEWLTLFNPTGSNENISVTIVNGFGSVYSFNVNVPANSRSVQNITTIVHQNLYNGSQSQGYNISMTVQSSGYFFAERVMYWNVGTTQGGSDDIGYMGL, from the coding sequence ATGTCACGTTCATTTAAAGTAATTGCTGCCAGTATCATATTGCTGGCTATAGTCGCCGTAGGGGTCCTCTGGTACGCACCAAAGGGCTCATCGAATGCTGCCTCCAATGGTATTCGACCGGCCGTCACCCAGGCTAATGGCCCGTATAGCGTCAGTGGCAATCAAATTCTCGACGCTCAGGGGCATCCCTATTTATTTCATGGAATTGGCCGTGACTCACTGGAGTATGACTGCAATACCGACGGCTATTTCGATTCCACTCACCTGTCCTATATGGGGTATGGACACAGCGGCAATGGCATTACCTATTGGGATGCCAATACTATTCGTCTTCCACTCACCGAGGGCTACTGGCTGAGAGATTTTCCTTCCAAACATTGTGTGCATACCCAGTACCAGAACCTCGTGAAGAGTGTAGTTTCGACCCTCACCGGCATGAATATGAATGTCATTATCGATCTGCAATGGACTGATGCCGGTGGAGCGGCCCCCGGCAGCGGTGCCGCATTTGAAATGCCGGATGCTGATAGCGTCACCTTCTGGACACAGGTTGCTACCATGTTTGCCGGTAACCCCAATGTCCTTTTTGAATTATACAATGAGCCTCATCCTGCTCCAGGCAACTGGGCATGCCTGATATCAGGTTGCGCGATTAGCGGCGATAAATCGTATGTCGTCGATTGTAATTGCTACATTACCGCCAACTATACGGCTGTTGGTATGCAGGCGCTGGTCAATGCTGTGCGCGGCACCAAAGCGAATAACCTGGTTCTTGTTGCTGGAATGGACTGGGGCTTTGACCTCAGCGGCTTCGGCCAGAATCCTATCACGGGCGGAAATGTCATCTATGACACGCATCCCTATCCTTATTCTGAGAAGATGCCCCAATACTGGGACAATGCTTTTGGCAATATCAGCAAAACCTATCCTGTCATCTCTGCTGAGAATGGCGAATATGATTGTGGCACCAGTTATATGAGCCGCCTGCTGACCTACTTTGATGCTCATAACATCAGCTGGATTGGTTGGGCGTGGGTCAACATCAACTCTGCCTGTGGTTATCCACAACTCATTATCGATTATAATGGCACGCCGGCCCCCAATATGGGTGTGTTGATCTGGCAATATCTGACGAGTTATGCCAATGGTACGCTCCTACCAGGGCCAATCAGTTCTACCTGGTACTTTGCCGAGGGTAAGGTTGGCCAGGGCTTTATCGAATGGCTCACCATACAGAACCCTGATCCCGTCAATTCCTGTTCGGTCAAAATTCAGTATCTTCTGACGACCGGTACAGTGACCTATAACCGCACCGTCAATCCCAAAAGCCGGTATACGGCGTCGGTCAATAGTGATTTAGGTACTCCACCCAGTTCTAGTTCATACAAGACAGATTCCATTATCGTTACCGTCAATAATCCGACCACCTGTTTCGGTGTCGTGGCGGAGCGCCCCATCTACTTCACCAACTTCTTTGGCGAGAGTAGTGGCAGTGTCGTCATGGGTACGGTAACGCCCGCCAAGGTCTTCTACTTTGCCGACATGCCCACGGTGAAGGGTTCCGACTCGTTTATCACCATCCTGAACCCGCCCGGCGGCAGTACGGCAACCGTTACCGCGACATATTACGCGGGAGGCAAGCAGGTTGGCTCCGCTCAAACAACCACAGTCACGGGCGGCAGGCGCCAGACGATCAATCCACCGCCAATGTCGCAGCGTGTCATTGCCATTGTAACCTCATCGCAGCCGGTGGTAGTGGAGCGACCCACCTACTTCAGCAGCTTCCCGGCAGGTAGCGTTGGCAATGTCTCCGGTGCAGCCTCGGTTGTAGGCGCGCTCAGTTCCGCCAACGAGTGGTTCTTTGCTGAGGGTCATAGCGGCAGCGGTTACCAGGAGTACTTCGTGATTGGCAACCCCGATCCGTCGAACACTGCACAGGTGAATATTAAACTTGAGGGCGCGGGTGGATCGCAATCGTTCCCCGTCACCGTCGGGCCGCGCAGCCAGGCCATCTGGGATGTGAACGCGCATAGCAGTGCCGATGTCTCGGCAGATATCACCTCTCCTACCGCGGGCATCGTTGTGGAGCGTGAGATCTTCTTCCACTATACCGGTCAGAATATGAACAATGCCACGGGCGCGACCGATATCACTGGCGCCGTTGGTCCGGCGGCCTCTCGCTCCGAGTCATTCGCCGAGGGCTATGTCAACACGGACTTCAACGAATGGCTTACGCTCTTCAATCCTACCGGCAGCAATGAAAACATTTCGGTGACAATTGTCAATGGCTTTGGCAGCGTCTATTCGTTTAACGTCAATGTACCTGCCAACTCGCGGTCGGTCCAAAATATTACGACCATCGTACACCAGAACCTGTATAATGGCAGCCAATCCCAGGGCTACAACATTTCAATGACTGTGCAATCGTCCGGCTACTTCTTCGCCGAACGCGTCATGTATTGGAATGTAGGTACCACACAAGGCGGCAGCGATGATATAGGCTACATGGGTCTCTAA
- a CDS encoding sugar phosphate isomerase/epimerase family protein produces the protein MIHISAFADEIALDPREQIAVLQSEDIHFLDLRAAWGTNVLDLSDGQVDELRRMLNEQGMAVSAIASPIDKVPVDSPFDEHLGRFERAIALAHFFDTPYIRIFSFYPPQAAKSDPAEWRDEVLRRLREMTARADAAGITLLHENEKDIYGDTIARCVDLLESINDAHFQAILDPANFIQCGQIPYPDAYEAIHPWLRYVHVKDARADGKVVPAGEGVARWPELLRRLRADGYDGFFSLEPHLAAEGQFSGFSGPDLFRQASQALKRISIS, from the coding sequence ATGATACACATTTCCGCTTTTGCCGACGAAATTGCTCTCGACCCACGCGAACAGATCGCGGTATTACAAAGCGAAGATATTCATTTCCTCGACCTGCGCGCTGCCTGGGGAACGAATGTGCTGGATCTGAGCGATGGGCAGGTAGACGAACTGCGGCGCATGCTTAATGAGCAGGGCATGGCAGTTTCCGCCATTGCTTCGCCCATCGATAAAGTGCCTGTGGATAGTCCCTTCGATGAGCATTTAGGGCGCTTCGAGCGGGCTATTGCGCTGGCACATTTTTTTGACACGCCCTACATACGCATTTTCTCCTTTTATCCCCCACAAGCCGCGAAAAGCGATCCGGCAGAATGGCGAGACGAGGTACTGCGGCGCCTGCGTGAGATGACTGCCAGGGCGGATGCTGCCGGCATTACGCTGCTGCATGAAAACGAGAAGGATATTTACGGGGATACTATCGCTCGCTGCGTTGACTTGCTGGAAAGCATCAATGATGCTCATTTCCAGGCCATTCTCGACCCGGCAAATTTTATCCAGTGCGGCCAGATACCTTACCCCGACGCCTATGAGGCCATACATCCCTGGCTGCGTTATGTACATGTGAAGGACGCGCGTGCCGATGGAAAAGTTGTGCCTGCCGGAGAGGGCGTGGCAAGATGGCCCGAACTGCTGCGACGATTGCGCGCGGATGGCTATGATGGCTTTTTCTCGCTGGAGCCACACCTGGCGGCAGAGGGACAATTCTCCGGCTTTAGTGGGCCGGATTTGTTCCGGCAAGCGTCGCAGGCATTGAAGCGCATTTCAATTTCCTAA
- a CDS encoding Gfo/Idh/MocA family oxidoreductase: protein MSEKLRFGIIGGGVIGPTHADAIRTLPGAELVAVADIVPAAAQKLAGKHGIHAYTDAREMLAREQLDVVDICVPSGLHGEFACLAMRAGKHVIVEKPMEISLEAIDEMLRVQREMNVKLAVISQHRFDPASMRVHQLVEEQALGRLVLGNALVPWWRSQAYYDSGAWRGTWALDGGGVLMNQAIHSIDLLQWLMGRVKSIYAYTDTLAHCMETEDVAVAVLRFTNGALGAIVATTGAYPGVTTRVEIFGDRGSAVIEDDRLGYLHLARDDQQEVGAYGASGGSQKETRTGTQDAEGAAQNPAALAIRSHAAQIADMMRAIRENGTPLVDGYAGRRPVEIILGIYESARTHKEVLLA from the coding sequence ATGTCAGAGAAACTACGCTTTGGGATTATTGGAGGCGGTGTAATTGGTCCGACGCACGCCGATGCGATTCGCACTCTGCCCGGTGCTGAACTGGTCGCCGTAGCCGATATCGTGCCAGCCGCGGCGCAGAAGCTTGCCGGAAAGCACGGCATTCACGCCTATACTGATGCGCGGGAGATGCTGGCACGCGAGCAATTGGACGTGGTGGATATCTGCGTGCCCAGCGGTTTGCACGGCGAATTCGCGTGCCTGGCGATGCGGGCGGGAAAACACGTGATTGTAGAGAAGCCAATGGAGATTAGCCTTGAGGCGATTGATGAGATGCTGCGCGTACAGCGCGAAATGAATGTGAAGCTGGCGGTTATCAGCCAGCATCGCTTTGATCCGGCGTCGATGCGCGTGCATCAACTGGTTGAGGAGCAGGCCCTTGGACGGCTGGTACTCGGCAACGCGCTTGTGCCGTGGTGGAGATCGCAGGCCTATTATGATAGCGGCGCATGGCGCGGCACCTGGGCATTGGACGGTGGAGGGGTATTGATGAATCAGGCTATCCATTCGATTGATCTGCTGCAATGGTTGATGGGGAGGGTCAAAAGTATCTACGCCTATACGGATACGCTGGCGCATTGCATGGAGACGGAAGATGTGGCCGTGGCCGTGCTGCGCTTCACGAATGGTGCGCTGGGCGCGATTGTGGCTACAACGGGAGCCTATCCGGGCGTGACGACGCGCGTCGAAATTTTTGGCGATAGGGGATCGGCAGTGATCGAGGATGATCGATTGGGCTACCTGCACCTGGCGCGAGACGATCAGCAGGAAGTGGGAGCCTATGGAGCCAGTGGAGGCAGCCAGAAAGAGACCCGGACGGGCACACAGGATGCGGAGGGGGCGGCTCAGAATCCTGCCGCATTGGCTATCAGGAGCCATGCCGCGCAGATAGCGGATATGATGCGCGCTATTCGTGAGAATGGGACGCCGCTTGTAGATGGTTATGCAGGACGGCGCCCCGTGGAAATTATCCTGGGCATTTATGAATCGGCCCGCACGCATAAGGAGGTCCTGCTGGCATGA
- a CDS encoding lactate racemase domain-containing protein — protein MTIGKGSTTAILAVDDIRQLIARAIDPLPLDGRRVLIIIPDGTRTAPIPLFFRLLYEQLGRRVAQLDYLIALGTHAAMPDEAIDHLVGVRAGERKERYPNLQIYNHHWDKPDQLQTIGVISRAEADRLTDGLLVDEIPVTLNRLIHEYDQLIICGPVFPHEVAGFSGGAKYLFPGIAGADIINFTHWLGALITSMKTIGIKDTPVRRVIERAAEFVQKPLLCMALVMQGTDLHGLYIGPCKDAWSQAADLSARLNIITVDTPFRRVLSMPSEMYDDLWTAAKAMYKTEPAIADGGEVIIYAPHLQEISYTHGKLIDQVGYHVRDYFLKQWDRFKDVPGSILAHSTHVKGTGTYDAKTGIETPRIQVTLATGISEARCRHVNLGYADYKKIGPEAWKGRENQGILVVPHAGEMLYRAKNL, from the coding sequence ATGACCATAGGAAAAGGCTCAACAACCGCGATTCTGGCGGTTGACGATATCCGCCAACTCATAGCGCGGGCCATTGATCCCTTGCCGCTCGATGGGAGGCGCGTACTGATCATCATTCCTGATGGGACGCGCACGGCACCGATTCCACTCTTCTTCCGGCTACTTTATGAACAGCTTGGCCGTCGTGTCGCGCAACTGGACTATCTCATCGCCCTGGGGACACACGCGGCCATGCCGGACGAGGCAATCGACCACCTGGTGGGAGTTAGAGCAGGTGAGCGCAAAGAGCGCTACCCCAACCTACAGATTTACAATCACCACTGGGATAAGCCCGATCAGCTGCAAACGATAGGCGTGATATCGCGCGCGGAGGCCGACCGGCTCACAGATGGTCTGCTGGTCGATGAAATACCGGTCACGCTTAATCGCCTGATTCATGAATACGACCAGTTGATTATCTGTGGCCCTGTCTTCCCTCACGAGGTGGCTGGCTTCTCCGGCGGCGCCAAATACCTCTTTCCAGGCATCGCCGGGGCGGATATCATCAATTTCACCCACTGGCTGGGGGCGCTCATCACGAGCATGAAAACCATCGGCATCAAAGATACTCCTGTACGCCGGGTGATCGAGCGAGCAGCAGAGTTTGTCCAAAAACCGCTGCTATGCATGGCGCTTGTCATGCAGGGAACCGATCTGCACGGCCTTTACATCGGCCCTTGCAAAGACGCCTGGAGCCAGGCAGCCGATCTCTCCGCGCGCCTCAACATCATTACGGTCGATACGCCATTTCGCCGCGTTCTCTCCATGCCGTCGGAGATGTACGACGACCTGTGGACTGCTGCCAAGGCCATGTACAAAACGGAGCCGGCGATAGCCGATGGTGGCGAGGTCATCATCTATGCTCCACACCTTCAAGAAATATCCTACACGCATGGCAAACTGATCGACCAGGTAGGTTACCACGTGCGAGATTATTTTCTGAAGCAGTGGGATCGCTTCAAAGATGTGCCCGGCAGTATCCTGGCCCACAGCACACACGTAAAAGGTACAGGCACTTACGATGCAAAAACCGGCATCGAAACGCCGCGCATCCAGGTGACGCTGGCAACCGGCATTTCCGAAGCCCGCTGCCGCCATGTCAACCTGGGTTATGCTGACTATAAGAAAATCGGCCCCGAAGCATGGAAAGGGCGAGAGAACCAAGGAATTCTGGTCGTGCCACATGCGGGAGAAATGCTTTACCGCGCAAAAAATTTGTAG
- a CDS encoding SDR family oxidoreductase, which yields MDLQALFAIQNRNAVVTGGSGGLGGALASALAQGGARVAVLSLHMESAERTAKAIQAGGGQGLGIACNVLDRVALEQALEQVHREFGQVDILINAAGGNNPHATTTPERSFFDLDLHATREVFDLNFMGTFSSCQVFGRDMAERGEGCIVNVASMNALRPLTRIPAYSAAKAAVTNFTQWLAVYMAQEYSPRIRVNALAPGFFLTEQNRYLLTDAGSGAWTARGKSIIEHTPMGRMGMPEDLVGTLLWLVSPASAFVTGTVIPVDGGFSAYSGV from the coding sequence ATGGATCTTCAAGCGCTCTTCGCCATACAAAACAGGAACGCAGTTGTCACAGGTGGTAGTGGTGGTCTGGGAGGAGCTTTGGCTTCCGCGCTCGCGCAGGGAGGCGCGCGGGTGGCAGTCTTGAGCCTGCATATGGAATCAGCGGAACGGACCGCAAAGGCAATCCAGGCAGGCGGAGGCCAGGGGCTTGGGATAGCCTGTAATGTGCTTGATCGCGTTGCGCTTGAGCAGGCGCTTGAGCAGGTACACAGGGAGTTTGGCCAGGTCGATATTCTGATTAATGCCGCTGGAGGCAATAATCCGCATGCTACAACGACCCCCGAACGGTCTTTTTTTGACCTGGACTTGCATGCTACGCGTGAAGTGTTCGACCTGAATTTTATGGGCACATTTTCGAGCTGCCAGGTATTCGGACGCGATATGGCCGAGCGAGGAGAGGGCTGCATCGTCAATGTCGCCTCTATGAACGCACTGCGACCCCTGACCCGCATTCCTGCTTACAGCGCGGCCAAGGCAGCCGTGACCAACTTTACGCAATGGCTGGCAGTCTACATGGCACAGGAATATAGCCCGCGTATCCGCGTCAACGCTCTGGCCCCCGGCTTCTTCTTGACGGAACAAAATCGCTATTTACTCACCGATGCCGGAAGCGGCGCCTGGACAGCACGCGGAAAGTCCATCATCGAGCATACGCCTATGGGACGTATGGGAATGCCAGAAGACCTGGTCGGAACGCTGTTATGGCTGGTCAGCCCTGCCTCTGCCTTCGTCACAGGGACGGTTATCCCCGTTGATGGCGGATTTTCGGCATACAGCGGCGTGTAG
- a CDS encoding acyl-CoA dehydrogenase family protein gives MATEVGQAHQTDFYLMDELLTPEERSIRDKVRAFSEKEVIPIINDYWERAEFPFELIPRLAALNIAGGSIQGYGCPGMSAIASGLIALELARGDASICTFFGVHSGLAMSSIAMLGSEEQKQRWLPLMARMEKIGAFGLTEPNHGSDAVMLETRARRDGNEYIINGAKRWIGNASFADVTIIWARDDEGKVGGFLVEKGTPGFEPKVMTGKVAKRAVWQADITLTDVRVPAENRLANARSFKDTSRVLTATRSGVAWEAVGHAVAAYEIARDYTRQRVQFGRPLNNFQIIQTKLASMLANVTSMQLLCLRLGQLQQEGKMTDAMASLAKMNNARLAREVVAEAREMLGGNGILLDYHIARHHADIEAVFTYEGTDTIQSLIVGRDITGTSAFAPH, from the coding sequence ATGGCAACAGAAGTAGGACAGGCACACCAGACGGATTTTTATTTGATGGATGAATTGCTGACACCTGAGGAGCGCAGCATTCGCGACAAGGTACGTGCATTCTCCGAAAAAGAGGTCATTCCTATCATTAACGATTACTGGGAGCGAGCCGAATTTCCATTTGAGCTTATTCCCAGGCTCGCGGCCCTGAATATTGCCGGTGGCAGTATTCAGGGCTATGGTTGTCCCGGCATGAGCGCCATCGCATCAGGCCTGATCGCGCTTGAACTGGCGCGCGGTGATGCCAGCATTTGCACCTTCTTCGGCGTCCATTCGGGCCTCGCCATGTCCTCGATTGCTATGCTCGGTTCAGAAGAGCAGAAGCAGCGCTGGCTGCCGCTCATGGCGCGTATGGAGAAGATCGGCGCTTTTGGCCTGACCGAGCCGAATCACGGCTCCGACGCCGTGATGCTCGAAACGCGCGCGCGGCGTGATGGCAACGAATACATCATCAATGGCGCCAAACGTTGGATTGGCAACGCCTCTTTTGCCGATGTCACCATCATCTGGGCGCGCGATGACGAGGGCAAGGTGGGAGGCTTCCTGGTCGAAAAAGGCACTCCGGGCTTCGAACCAAAGGTCATGACCGGCAAGGTGGCCAAGCGGGCCGTCTGGCAGGCCGATATCACGCTCACAGACGTGCGTGTGCCCGCCGAAAATAGGCTGGCCAATGCGCGTAGCTTCAAAGATACCTCGCGGGTGCTGACTGCTACCCGTTCCGGTGTTGCCTGGGAGGCCGTAGGTCATGCAGTGGCCGCCTACGAAATCGCGCGGGACTATACGAGGCAGCGCGTGCAGTTTGGACGCCCGCTCAACAATTTCCAGATCATCCAGACCAAGCTGGCCTCGATGCTTGCCAACGTCACCAGCATGCAATTGCTGTGCCTGCGCCTCGGCCAGTTGCAGCAGGAGGGCAAGATGACGGATGCGATGGCCTCGCTGGCGAAGATGAACAATGCACGGCTGGCGCGCGAAGTTGTCGCGGAGGCCCGCGAGATGCTGGGCGGCAATGGCATTCTGCTGGACTATCATATCGCGCGTCACCACGCCGATATCGAGGCCGTCTTTACCTACGAGGGAACGGATACAATCCAGTCGCTGATCGTTGGCCGGGATATTACGGGAACGTCGGCGTTCGCGCCTCACTAA
- a CDS encoding phage holin family protein, protein MSYQDPWQARRAARDARRAARMQWRMQRLAYRNARRAYRYRYGRPGGGIVGMVFLVLLLAFIFTHIWAWLVAGIFAVVVAAIILGLLRRAMAGNSFMGPQQPYSPYQQQQPPQQPYQSYQPYGEPEPPPEEPYAPYEQGYTPTPTQGSAQEPVPPYSYPPEEQSRSNAQYEEPTVQYPQEMPPMEQ, encoded by the coding sequence ATGTCGTACCAGGACCCATGGCAGGCGAGACGAGCGGCACGGGATGCACGGCGAGCCGCCAGAATGCAGTGGCGTATGCAGAGATTAGCCTATCGAAATGCCCGCCGCGCCTATCGATATAGATACGGAAGGCCGGGAGGCGGCATCGTCGGTATGGTCTTTCTGGTACTGTTACTCGCCTTTATTTTCACCCATATCTGGGCATGGCTCGTCGCCGGAATATTCGCGGTGGTGGTCGCGGCAATTATCCTGGGCCTGCTGCGCAGGGCCATGGCCGGCAATTCGTTTATGGGGCCGCAGCAGCCATACTCGCCTTACCAGCAGCAACAGCCGCCCCAGCAACCATACCAATCCTACCAACCCTATGGAGAGCCGGAGCCACCGCCTGAAGAGCCTTATGCACCTTATGAGCAGGGATACACTCCGACTCCCACGCAGGGCAGCGCCCAGGAGCCTGTACCTCCTTATTCGTATCCGCCAGAAGAACAATCCCGCAGTAACGCACAGTACGAGGAGCCTACAGTGCAATATCCACAAGAGATGCCGCCGATGGAACAATAG
- a CDS encoding MFS transporter, with product MFNSHIVSRFRNLSPLRLILLSMGLFDELMTGFLIVGMPLLRDQLGLTYAQVGLLFSAGAISSMILEPIINLVSDRGSKRWWILGGLLVLACDFALAGTIRSFGWLLFVFIVLYPAIGTAVGLSEAALIDSAPGDGMRTMTRWTLMSSIGDLLSPLVVSAFVTLSMGWTGLCWLAVGLWLGVATILSLRPFPRPVSSHHNEEESESIGILKSLRKALRDPLLLRWAILAILPTMLDEIFIGFAALYMHDVLHVSEVVIGLVIVIHMIGGFLGLMILDRLVKRIAAHRLLIGLAVLTLPGMIGFLALHSIWLVACSLFVMSLGASGLYPIAQAGAYARQPGHSAMVRTVIGLGAPFEIVLPGIVGLVASRFGLLAGVGLLGLAPVLILIIVPKRQQM from the coding sequence ATGTTCAATTCACATATCGTTTCGCGCTTCCGCAATCTTTCGCCATTACGCCTGATTTTGCTCAGCATGGGCCTGTTTGATGAGCTGATGACGGGTTTTCTAATAGTGGGCATGCCGCTCTTGCGCGATCAATTGGGACTGACATACGCGCAGGTAGGATTGCTTTTCAGCGCCGGTGCCATCTCGAGTATGATCCTCGAGCCCATCATTAACCTGGTAAGCGACCGTGGCTCAAAACGCTGGTGGATCCTGGGAGGTCTGCTTGTACTGGCCTGCGATTTTGCGCTGGCCGGAACTATACGCAGCTTCGGCTGGTTATTGTTCGTGTTTATTGTGCTGTATCCGGCCATCGGCACAGCGGTGGGACTCTCGGAAGCGGCTTTGATCGATAGCGCGCCAGGTGATGGTATGCGAACGATGACGCGCTGGACATTGATGAGCAGTATCGGTGATTTGCTCTCGCCCCTGGTCGTCTCAGCTTTCGTCACGCTGAGCATGGGCTGGACAGGGCTGTGCTGGCTAGCTGTGGGCCTATGGTTAGGAGTAGCAACGATTCTCAGTTTGCGACCTTTCCCGCGTCCAGTCTCCTCACACCATAATGAAGAGGAAAGCGAATCGATTGGCATACTAAAAAGCTTGCGTAAGGCGCTGCGGGACCCACTCCTGTTGCGCTGGGCTATCCTTGCAATTTTGCCGACGATGCTGGATGAGATATTCATTGGTTTCGCCGCCCTCTACATGCACGATGTGCTGCATGTAAGCGAGGTGGTAATCGGCCTGGTGATTGTTATCCATATGATCGGTGGTTTTCTAGGATTGATGATCCTTGATCGCCTCGTGAAGCGCATCGCAGCTCACCGGCTCCTGATAGGCCTGGCAGTGCTGACGCTGCCCGGCATGATTGGATTTCTGGCCCTGCACTCCATCTGGCTGGTCGCCTGTTCGCTCTTTGTAATGAGCCTGGGAGCCTCTGGTCTTTATCCAATTGCGCAGGCCGGAGCATATGCACGCCAGCCAGGACATTCAGCCATGGTACGCACGGTGATTGGCTTAGGAGCGCCATTTGAGATCGTCCTGCCAGGGATCGTAGGGCTGGTTGCCAGCCGCTTTGGTCTGCTGGCAGGAGTCGGGTTGTTGGGGCTGGCTCCGGTACTCATATTGATTATCGTGCCTAAAAGACAGCAGATGTAA
- a CDS encoding sigma-70 family RNA polymerase sigma factor, with the protein MESTLNPSGALEVFGPLGKPARKTRRRQSTGTVSPQGILSQDQAMGSDASAVMQGISGAYARGATVEELSDAELVELVLTGTQEAFEVLVERYKDAVQNLAYRMLSNVTEAEDVTQEVFVRAYTQLSTYKPAHKFSTWLLSIASHLAIDQLRRRRFLALPLEDVPFLEWITDLGAGPEQSALQGEQHDEIQAYLQKLPSKYRAVILLRYWYDLSYEEIAMALNLTPALVKARLHRARELLARYIQENKENEEEQSDALPRR; encoded by the coding sequence ATGGAATCGACACTAAATCCTTCAGGGGCACTGGAAGTCTTTGGACCTCTAGGTAAGCCAGCGCGTAAGACACGCCGCCGGCAAAGTACCGGGACGGTCTCACCCCAGGGTATTTTAAGCCAGGACCAGGCGATGGGTAGCGATGCTTCGGCAGTAATGCAGGGTATATCTGGCGCCTATGCGCGAGGGGCAACTGTCGAGGAATTGAGCGACGCGGAGCTTGTCGAACTGGTGCTTACAGGTACGCAGGAGGCTTTTGAGGTACTGGTCGAGCGCTATAAAGATGCTGTACAGAATCTTGCCTATCGTATGTTGAGTAATGTCACGGAAGCCGAGGATGTGACGCAGGAAGTCTTTGTACGCGCATATACTCAACTCTCCACATATAAACCGGCGCATAAATTTAGCACGTGGCTGCTTTCGATTGCCTCGCACCTGGCTATTGACCAGCTGCGACGCCGGCGTTTTCTAGCGTTACCGTTAGAAGATGTGCCATTCCTGGAATGGATTACCGACCTCGGCGCAGGCCCGGAACAATCGGCCCTGCAGGGGGAGCAACACGACGAGATCCAGGCCTACTTGCAGAAGTTGCCCAGCAAGTATCGCGCCGTTATACTTCTGCGTTACTGGTACGACTTATCTTATGAAGAAATTGCCATGGCTCTTAACCTGACACCGGCTCTGGTCAAAGCCCGCTTACACCGCGCGCGTGAGCTACTGGCTCGCTACATACAGGAAAACAAGGAGAACGAGGAGGAGCAGAGCGATGCGTTGCCACGACGCTGA